In the genome of Spodoptera frugiperda isolate SF20-4 chromosome 22, AGI-APGP_CSIRO_Sfru_2.0, whole genome shotgun sequence, one region contains:
- the LOC118279585 gene encoding chitin-binding domain protein cbd-1-like yields the protein MYAALTFLSLVLGSPDQNLPNGCPASFNVSVLKPHETDCSKFYICNNGEKVEMNCAPGTLFDVKIRVCNLPFAVDCKNSTSNSNSTSISTSTPISTSISTPRPRSTSAPSTTEKWPYFDCPPDPTNRIIQMPHKTDCVLYYKCSNAETRVLPCSRGKLFDYKRKRCVPAQLATCYQEPTTKRPTTKRSTTKSATTPSTTETMPDFDCAPDSTGKVIQLPHETDCGLYYICSNAQTLEMRCSHGKLFDYKRQICVIAQLATCYPEATTEGSTTPPTSIAISDTTELLPNGCPQDYSVDYLLPDENNCSRYYKCVYGGKIFMECKHGTLFDHIFKTCLYLATCYPGATTPPTYSMALRRKGYDRYINHLDR from the exons TTTCTCTCGTTGGTACTTGGATCACCAGACCAGAACCTGCCCAATGGCTGTCCAGCAAGTTTCAACGTCAGTGTGCTCAAACCACATGAGACAGACTGCTCGAAATTCTACATTTGTAACAATGGGGAAAAGGTTGAAATGAACTGCGCTCCAGGCACGTTATTCGACGTGAAGATACGA GTATGCAACTTGCCGTTTGCAGTCGATTGCAAAAATTCTACATCAAATTCTAATTCAACATCAATATCAACATCAACACCAATATCAACTTCAATATCAACACCAAGACCAAGATCAACATCAGCGCCGTCAACCACAGAAAAATGGCCTTACTTTGATTGTCCTCCGGACCCTACCAACAGAATAATCCAAATGCCTCATAAAACAGATTGTGTACTCTATTATAAATGCAGTAATGCCGAAACTCGTGTGTTGCCTTGCAGCCGTGGCAAGTTGTTTGATTACAAAAGGAag AGATGCGTTCCAGCACAGCTGGCGACATGTTACCAAGAACCAACAACTAAGAGACCAACAACAAAGAGATCAACAACAAAGAGTGCAACAACTCCGTCAACTACAGAAACTATGCCTGACTTCGATTGTGCCCCGGATTCCACCGGCAAGGTGATCCAATTGCCACATGAGACAGATTGCGGGCTGTATTACATATGCAGTAATGCACAAACACTTGAGATGCGTTGCAGCCACGGCAAGCTGTTTGATTACAAACGacag ATATGTGTCATAGCACAACTGGCAACATGTTACCCAGAAGCAACAACAGAGGGTTCAACAACTCCGCCAACAAGTATAGCGATATCAGACACCACAGAGTTGTTGCCCAATGGATGTCCTCAGGACTACAGTGTTGATTACTTGCTGCCCGATGAGAACAACTGTTCCAGATACTATAAGTGTGTGTATGGAGGGAAAATCTTCATGGAATGCAAGCATGGGACCTTGTTTGATCATATTTTTAAg ACCTGTTTATATCTGGCGACGTGTTACCCAGGAGCAACCACACCACCGACATATAGCATGGCATTACGTAGGAAAGGATACGACAGATATATCAATCACCTCGATCGATAG